A window of the Dioscorea cayenensis subsp. rotundata cultivar TDr96_F1 chromosome 14, TDr96_F1_v2_PseudoChromosome.rev07_lg8_w22 25.fasta, whole genome shotgun sequence genome harbors these coding sequences:
- the LOC120275996 gene encoding probable calcium-binding protein CML41, protein MAPSFRLSKLSKRFSNKSRSTSKTREYEEAFRLFDANGDGKISSEELKLFLTCNGEDVSLAGAQAAMKDFDFDGDGFLDYEEFLNMVKMGNGGGDDDDDGDEDLKKAFEMMEVEKGSGCITACGLKRMMRRIVGEEKSDEECAAMIRAFDLDGNGVLDYHEFLRMMR, encoded by the coding sequence ATGGCCCCCTCATTTAGGCTCTCAAAACTCTCCAAGAGGTTCTCAAACAAGAGTAGAAGCACATCGAAAACTCGAGAATACGAAGAAGCATTTCGCCTTTTCGATGCCAATGGAGATGGGAAGATCTCTAGTGAGGAGTTGAAGCTTTTCCTTACATGCAATGGGGAAGATGTGTCATTGGCAGGAGCTCAAGCAGCCATGAAGGACTTTGATTTCGACGGCGATGGGTTCTTGGATTATGAAGAGTTCTTGAACATGGTCAAGATGGGTAATGgaggtggtgatgatgatgatgatggagatgaagaCTTGAAGAAGGCTTTTGAGATGATGGAGGTGGAGAAGGGATCAGGGTGTATTACTGCATGTGGATTGAagaggatgatgaggaggatCGTCGGAGAGGAGAAGAGCGATGAGGAGTGTGCGGCGATGATTCGAGCTTTCGATCTTGATGGAAATGGTGTTCTTGATTACCATGAGTTTTTGAGGATGATGAGATGA
- the LOC120276488 gene encoding B-cell receptor-associated protein 31-like codes for MIQLLFLVLFLEGAVALLMMVKIGPLRELTMRGLDQLKAGKGPATVKTLACTMSVIFLSSIANILKIQNRGAKLGTVTPMDQVLWRTHLLEASLIGYSLFLALVIDRLHYYLRKLSNLKKKAGVSNEEVEKIKKEHLHWKENEEKASVEIKKMQEEIATLTEKLQKTKSEFQEQEKRATSAEAHVVALQKQSEELLLEYDRLLEDNQVLQAQALSYRG; via the exons ATGATTCAGTTGTTGTTCTTGGTGCTGTTCTTGGAGGGCGCTGTGGCACTGTTGATGATGGTGAAGATTGGGCCTCTGAGGGAGCTGACCATGAGAGGGCTGGATCAGCTCAAGGCCGGGAAGGGGCCGGCGACTGTGAAGACGCTGGCCTGCACCATGTCGGTCATCTTCTTGTCGAGTATCGCCAACATTCTGAAGATCCAGAACCGGGGAGCTAAGCTTGGGACTGTGACGCCCATGGATCAGGTCTTGTGGAGAACTCATCTTCTTGAGGCCTCTTTGATTG GTTACAGTCTATTTCTTGCATTAGTGATTGATCGGTTGCACTACTACCTTAGGAAGCTGAGCAATCTGAAGAAAAAAGCCGGAGTTTCAAATGAGGAAgttgaaaagattaaaaaagagCATCTTCATTGGAAAGAAAACGAAGAGAAAGCTTCcgtggaaataaaaaaaatgcaggAAGAAATTGCAACCTTAACAGAGAAGCTACAGAAGACAAAGAGTGAATTCCAAGAGCAGGAGAAGCGGGCAACATCGGCTGAAGCCCATGTGGTGGCCCTCCAGAAACAATCTGAAGAACTGCTTCTAGAGTACGATCGCCTTTTGGAGGACAACCAGGTCCTTCAGGCCCAGGCTCTATCTTACAGAGGTTAA
- the LOC120275465 gene encoding probable sucrose-phosphate synthase 2 produces MAGNEWINGYLEAILDSGAVTIAEDHRAAAVSLTDRGHFNPTKYFVEEVVTGVDETDLHRTWLKVVATRNSRERSSRLENMCWRIWHLARKKKQLELEDAQRLANRRWEQELGRREATEDMSEDLSEGEKGDVVGELTQSETPKKKLQRNFSDLPVWSDDNKEKKIYIVLISLHGLVRGENMELGRDSDTGGQVKYVVELARALSMMPGVYRVDLFTRQITSPDVDWSYGEPTEMLTSGSYDAEGNDAGESAGAYIIRIPCGPRDKYLRKELLWPYLQEFVDGALSHILNMSRVLGEQIGGGHPVWPYVIHGHYADAGDVAALLSGALNVPMVLTGHSLGRNKLEQLIKQGRQSREDINATYKIMRRIEAEELSLDASELVITSTRQEIEEQWGLYDGFDVKLEKVLRARARRGVSCHGRYMPRMVVIPPGMDFSNVVVQEDSNEVDGELTQITGADGASPRSVPPIWPEVMRFFTNPHKPMILALSRPDPKKNITTLLKAFGECRPLRELANLALIMGNRDDIDEMSSGNASVLTTVLKMIDKYDLYGLVAYPKHHKQSDVPEIYRMAAKTKGVFINPALVEPFGLTLIEAAAHGLPMVATRNGGPVDIHRALNNGLLVDPHDQKAIADALLKLVSEKNLWHECRKNGWRNINLFSWPEHCRTYLTRVAACRMRHPQWQTDTPMDDLAVEESLGDSLKDVQESSLRLSVDGEKNSLDFSLDHNQEELEKVVAEKGGDPELQDQVKRILNKIKKQVPDAQSENRNQNQENLPPSINKYPRLRRRRRLFVIALDSYDPMGKPDKKMLMVIQEVFKAIRSDDQMSRISGFALSTAMPISETLELLKLGKIQVTDFDALICSSGSEVYYPGTLQCTDSAGKFCADPDYATHIEYRWGYDGVKRTIAKLMNSQDCSVEEDLKSCNAYCVSFLVKDHSKAKQVDDLRQKLRMRGLRCHLMYCRNSTRLQVIPLLASRSQALRYLFVRWGLSLTNMYVILGDRGDTDYEELISGSHKTVIMKGIIEKGSEGLLRTSGSYQKEDIIPDESPLIVYTDEGINSETIMKALKAASKATSGM; encoded by the exons ATGGCGGGGAACGAGTGGATTAATGGCTACTTGGAAGCAATATTGGATAGCGGGGCGGTGACGATTGCAGAGGACCATAGGGCGGCGGCAGTGAGCTTGACAGACAGGGGCCATTTCAACCCCACTAAGTATTTTGTTGAAGAGGTGGTCACCGGTGTCGATGAGACTGATCTTCACCGCACATGGCTTAAGGTGGTGGCTACAAGGAACTCTCGTGAGCGGAGCTCTCGCCTTGAGAACATGTGCTGGAGAATTTGGCACCTTGCTCGCAAGAAGAAGCAG ttggaattggaagaTGCTCAAAGGCTGGCAAATCGGAGATGGGAGCAAGAATTGGGAAGGAGGGAAGCCACTGAGGACATGTCCGAAGACTTATCAGAAGGGGAGAAGGGTGATGTTGTGGGTGAATTAACTCAGAGTGAAACACCGAAGAAAAAATTGCAGAGAAACTTCTCCGATCTCCCGGTGTGGTCTGATgataacaaagaaaagaaaatatatattgttcttATCAG CTTGCATGGTTTAGTTCGCGGGGAAAACATGGAACTAGGCCGTGACTCAGACACAGGTGGCCAA GTGAAATATGTCGTCGAACTTGCTCGAGCTCTGTCAATGATGCCCGGGGTTTATAGGGTGGATCTCTTCACTAGACAGATAACATCTCCTGATGTGGACTGGAGCTATGGAGAACCAACAGAAATGCTAACTTCAGGATCATATGATGCTGAAGGAAATGATGCTGGAGAAAGTGCCGGTGCTTATATTATCCGCATACCTTGCGGACCTAGGGACAAGTATCTGCGAAAAGAATTACTGTGGCCTTACCTTCAAGAGTTTGTCGACGGAGCATTATCTCACATACTTAATATGTCAAGAGTGTTGGGGGAACAAATTGGTGGAGGACATCCTGTTTGGCCTTATGTAATTCATGGGCATTATGCAGATGCAGGGGATGTCGCCGCACTTCTTTCAGGTGCTCTGAATGTTCCAATGGTTCTCACTGGGCACTCATTAGGGAGGAATAAATTGGAGCAGCTTATTAAACAGGGTCGACAGTCTAGGGAGGATATAAATGCGACATATAAGATAATGCGACGAATAGAAGCTGAAGAACTTTCTTTGGATGCTTCTGAACTTGTTATCACAAGCACAAGGCAAGAAATCGAAGAACAATGGGGTTTGTATGATGGTTTTGATGTCAAGCTTGAGAAGGTGTTGAGAGCTCGTGCTAGACGGGGTGTCAGTTGTCATGGTCGGTACATGCCAAGGATGGTG GTTATCCCTCCGGGGATGGATTTCAGCAATGTGGTAGTTCAGGAAGATTCAAATGAAGTAGACGGAGAATTAACACAAATCACAGGTGCCGATGGAGCTTCTCCGAGGTCAGTGCCACCCATCTGGCCTGAA GTGATGCGTTTCTTTACGAATCCCCATAAGCCAATGATTTTGGCATTGTCAAGACCCGATCCAAAGAAGAACATCACCACTCTCTTGAAAGCCTTCGGTGAATGTCGTCCCCTCAGAGAACTCGCAAATCTT GCATTAATAATGGGAAACAGGGATGATATAGATGAGATGTCATCGGGCAATGCTAGTGTCCTCACTACCGTTTTGAAAATGATTGATAAGTATGATCTATATGGCCTTGTCGCTTACCCAAAGCATCATAAGCAATCTGATGTTCCAGAAATTTATCGGATGGCAGCAAAAACAAAG GGAGTGTTCATAAACCCAGCTTTAGTTGAGCCTTTCGGTCTCACTTTGATTGAG gCTGCAGCACACGGACTTCCAATGGTGGCAACGAGAAATGGTGGTCCAGTTGACATTCATCGG GCATTGAACAATGGGTTGCTTGTTGATCCACATGATCAAAAAGCAATAGCTGATGCACTGCTAAAACTTGTATCGGAGAAAAACCTTTGGCATGAATGCCGGAAAAATGGATGGCGTAATATCAATTTATTCTCATGGCCTGAGCACTGCAGGACATATCTTACAAGGGTGGCTGCATGTAGAATGAGGCACCCGCAGTGGCAAACTGACACCCCAATGGACGACTTGGCGGTCGAGGAATCACTCGGTGATTCATTAAAAGATGTGCAAGAATCGTCTCTCAGGTTATCTGTCGATGGAGAGAAGAACTCACTTGATTTTTCTTTGGATCACAATCAAGAAGAATTGGAGAAGGTGGTAGCGGAAAAAGGCGGTGACCCTGAGCTCCAAGATCAAGTGAAACGgatacttaacaaaataaagaaacaagtaCCTGATGCACAAAGTGAAAATAGAAACCAAAACCAAGAAAACTTGCCACCAAGCATCAATAAGTATCCTCGTCTTAGAAGACGACGGAGACTATTTGTTATTGCCCTTGACTCATATGATCCTATGGGAAAACCAGATAAGAAAATGTTAATGGTGATACAGGAAGTTTTCAAGGCAATTCGATCGGATGATCAGATGTCGAGAATTTCAGGCTTCGCTCTATCCACGGCTATGCCGATATCAGAGACATTAGAGTTACTGAAATTGGGGAAGATACAGGTTACCGATTTTGATGCATTAATATGCAGTAGTGGTAGTGAAGTGTATTATCCAGGTACTTTGCAATGCACTGATTCAGCTGGAAAATTCTGCGCTGATCCAGATTATGCAACACATATAGAATACCGGTGGGGTTATGACGGTGTTAAGAGAACCATAGCAAAACTAATGAACTCTCAGGATTGTTCTGTTGAGGAGGATTTAAAATCATGCAATGCTTATTGTGTTTCATTCTTGGTCAAAGACCATTCAAAG GCAAAACAAGTTGATGATTTACGACAGAAGCTGAGAATGCGGGGGCTTCGATGCCATTTGATGTACTGCAGGAACTCAACAAGGTTGCAAGTCATCCCACTTCTTGCATCTCGGTCCCAAGCACTCAG GTACTTATTTGTCCGATGGGGTCTTAGTCTTACAAACATGTATGTAATTCTCGGCGATAGAGGTGATACAGATTATGAGGAACTTATATCGGGATCTCACAAGACGGTGATCATGAAAGGTATCATTGAAAAAGGATCGGAAGGATTGTTAAGGACTTCAGGGAGCTACCAAAAGGAAGACATTATTCCCGACGAGAGTCCCCTTATTGTGTATACTGATGAAGGAATAAATTCGGAGACCATTATGAAGGCACTCAAAGCAGCATCGAAAGCTACTTCAGGGATGTGA